In Cyclopterus lumpus isolate fCycLum1 chromosome 9, fCycLum1.pri, whole genome shotgun sequence, a single genomic region encodes these proteins:
- the npy8br gene encoding neuropeptide Y receptor Y8b produces MELQHNTNHNQALWKEIPWDFAEDCSLSVSGTTFLIIAYSALMAVGLIGNSCLVFVITRHKEMRNVTNIFITNLSCSDILMCIVCLPVTIIYTLMDHWILGEVLCKLTPFIQCISVTVSIFSLVLIAMERYQLIVHPTGWKPMVGQSYLAVVVTWIVACLISVPFLSYNVLALPFQNLSMPFPINDHPFCIELWPSVQERRVYTTFLLVFQYFLPLALIMLCYLHIYLRLRRRKDMVERGRNTTQKKNKGATRINAMLFSIVVAFALSWLPLNIFNTVFDWNHEAIPSCGHDIIFSFCHLTAMASTCVNPIIYGFLNSNFQKQLKSTLLRCRCWGVTERYESVPLSTVSTEVTKGSILSNGSISINT; encoded by the coding sequence ATGGAGCTGCAGCACAACACCAATCACAACCAAGCCTTGTGGAAAGAGATACCGTGGGATTTCGCAGAGGACTGCTCGCTCTCCGTGAGTGGCACCACGTTTCTCATCATCGCTTACAGTGCACTTATGGCAGTGGGTCTCATCGGGAACTCTTGCCTGGTGTTTGTCATCACACGGCACAAGGAAATGCGCAACGTCACCAACATCTTCATCACCAACCTGTCTTGTTCCGACATCCTCATGTGCATCGTATGCCTGCCGGTCACCATTATCTACACACTGATGGATCATTGGATCCTAGGAGAAGTCCTCTGTAAGCTCACGCCCTTTATCCAGTGTATATCAGTTaccgtctccatcttctccCTCGTCCTCATCGCCATGGAGCGCTACCAGCTCATTGTCCACCCGACTGGATGGAAGCCCATGGTGGGCCAGTCTTACTTGGCCGTGGTTGTCACCTGGATCGTGGCCTGTCTAATCTCGGTGCCTTTCCTCTCGTACAACGTACTCGCCTTGCCTTTCCAGAACCTCAGCATGCCCTTCCCAATCAACGACCACCCCTTTTGTATAGAGCTGTGGCCATCGGTGCAAGAACGACGAGTCTACACCACCTTCCTGCTCGTCTTCCAGTACTTCCTTCCTCTCGCCCTCATCATGCTCTGCTACCTGCACATCTACCTGCGcctcaggaggaggaaggacatGGTGGAGCGCGGCAGGAACACCactcagaagaaaaacaaaggcGCCACGAGGATCAACGCCATGTTGTTCTCTATAGTGGTGGCATTCGCACTCTCCTGGCTTCCCCTCAATATCTTCAACACAGTATTTGATTGGAACCACGAGGCCATCCCGTCCTGTGGCCACGACATCATCTTCTCGTTCTGCCACCTCACGGCCATGGCCTCCACCTGCGTCAACCCCATCATCTATGGTTTCCTCAACAGCAACTTTCAGAAACAGCTCAAGTCCACCCTGTTGCGCTGTCGCTGCTGGGGGGTGACAGAGCGGTATGAGAGTGTCCCGCTCTCCACTGTCAGCACGGAGGTCACCAAGGGGTCCATCTTGAGCAATGGATCTATCAGCATCAATACCTAG